A genomic region of Arachis hypogaea cultivar Tifrunner chromosome 5, arahy.Tifrunner.gnm2.J5K5, whole genome shotgun sequence contains the following coding sequences:
- the LOC112801356 gene encoding uncharacterized protein, whose protein sequence is MEKKNVVVVAVSSVVAIFGILSAALAFGAEVTRVKASEVVMISAEYCIYLGDRSSPASGLAVGAVVALVIAQIILNAANGCWCCCSRKPPHAKRSCVVLCSILSWVTFVVAILLLVMGAVFNNVHKKSGYSDNYSCRVIKPGVFAAGAILSVASIATGITYYLLLAAGKSAGSPSDNSSYPNQGAIATAQPQFK, encoded by the exons ATGGAGAAGAAGAATGTTGTGGTTGTGGCGGTGTCCTCTGTCGTTGCCATCTTCGGCATCTTATCTGCTGCTTTAGCTTTCGGTGCTGAGGTTACCAGGGTCAAG GCTTCTGAAGTTGTGATGATTAGTGCTGAATACTGCATATATCTCGGGGATCGAAGTAGTCCGGCTTCGGGTCTTGCTGTAGGTGCAGTGGTGGCTCTTGTGATAGCACAGATAATATTGAATGCTGCAAACGGGTGTTGGTGTTGTTGTTCCAGAAAACCTCCTCATGCCAAGCGGAGCTGTGTAGTTCTCTGCAGTATTTTGTCATG GGTCACATTTGTTGTTGCAATCCTCCTTTTGGTGATGGGTGCTGTCTTTAATAATGTACATAAGAAGAGCGGATACAGCGATAATTACTCGTGCCGTGTTATTAAACCAGGAGTATTTGCGGCGGGTGCAATCTTATCCGTCGCAAGCATTGCAACTGGGATCACCTATTACCTTCTCTTAGCTGCAGGAAAGAGTGCCGGCAGCCCTTCCGATAACTCGTCGTATCCTAACCAGGGAGCCATAGCCACCGCACAACCACAGTTCAAATGA